Proteins encoded in a region of the Halorhabdus tiamatea SARL4B genome:
- a CDS encoding ABC transporter permease → MQYIIKRVGQAIVTMVSVVVLTFLMIRAMPGGPMDYIKSQLMQERTGQTLTPEQINQLAQDYMNYNVDQPVHLQLVDYVAGVLQGNLGQSFHFSRSVNDIIVEAAPWTLFLLTQAVILTFAIGIVLGAVMAYKEGSWFDASGTVVSMFLNSVPYFIAALLFVYILAIQMSLFPASGTVESGLEAGFNFEYIASIYYHAILPIASLVITGFGGIALGMRGNAIKEIGEEYIRVAHLRGVPGRRIAIRYVGRNAVLPLYTQFLISIGFMFGGSVVLEEIFAYQGLGYYLLEGINGRDYPLMMGIFLIITAGVVSAVLFADLTYGKIDPRVGGEGSGESY, encoded by the coding sequence ATGCAATACATAATCAAACGTGTTGGACAGGCGATCGTCACGATGGTGTCGGTGGTCGTCCTGACGTTCCTGATGATTAGGGCGATGCCGGGGGGGCCAATGGACTACATCAAGTCCCAGCTTATGCAGGAACGGACCGGGCAGACACTCACCCCGGAGCAGATCAACCAGCTCGCACAGGACTACATGAACTACAACGTGGATCAGCCCGTTCATCTGCAACTCGTCGATTATGTGGCGGGTGTTCTCCAAGGGAATCTCGGGCAGTCATTTCACTTCAGTCGGTCAGTGAATGACATCATCGTCGAGGCGGCCCCGTGGACGCTGTTCCTGCTCACGCAGGCCGTCATCCTCACGTTCGCCATCGGCATCGTGCTTGGGGCCGTCATGGCCTACAAGGAAGGGAGCTGGTTCGACGCCTCCGGGACCGTCGTCTCGATGTTCCTCAACTCGGTCCCGTATTTCATCGCGGCGCTGCTGTTCGTCTACATCCTGGCGATCCAGATGTCGCTATTCCCGGCGTCAGGGACCGTCGAGTCGGGCCTCGAAGCCGGATTCAACTTCGAGTATATCGCGAGCATCTATTACCACGCGATCCTGCCGATCGCCTCACTCGTCATCACCGGGTTCGGTGGGATCGCCTTGGGGATGCGTGGCAACGCGATCAAGGAGATCGGCGAGGAGTACATCCGGGTCGCACACTTGCGTGGCGTCCCGGGACGCCGGATCGCTATCCGGTACGTGGGTCGCAACGCCGTGTTGCCCCTCTACACGCAGTTCCTCATTTCGATTGGCTTCATGTTCGGTGGGTCGGTCGTCCTTGAGGAGATCTTCGCATATCAGGGGCTCGGGTACTATCTCCTCGAGGGGATCAACGGCCGGGACTACCCGTTGATGATGGGAATCTTCCTCATCATCACGGCTGGCGTCGTTTCGGCGGTGTTGTTCGCCGACCTGACCTACGGCAAGATCGACCCCCGGGTCGGCGGCGAAGGATCTGGTGAATCATACTGA
- a CDS encoding ABC transporter ATP-binding protein, which translates to MQAQSSKKFGVSDPIFEVRNASITFDMDRGESKVMDSVDMDIERGEILGVVGESGSGKSMFASALLDAVPEPGVLLGDITFHPESGEEIDLLDQSEREIKQIRWEQIAMVFQGAMSSFNPTMTIGAHFRETLSVHGFDVEEGMERAEDLLSQLYLEADQIFDSYPHELSGGMQQRSLLALSLVLEPEALVMDEPTAALDLLMQRSIIELIREIGRERDLTIVFITHDLPLVANLADRLGVLYAFEFVEVGPAYEVLTGSKHPYTRALLNSTPNLDTPREEMKPIEGKSPDPVNVPKGCSYHPRCPLADETCVQVDPEFSTGNGDDDHQAKCHYIDQTRAEIPLNLTEVTHNE; encoded by the coding sequence ATGCAAGCACAATCAAGCAAGAAGTTCGGCGTCTCGGACCCGATCTTCGAAGTACGGAACGCGTCGATTACCTTCGACATGGACCGCGGGGAGTCCAAAGTGATGGACTCCGTCGACATGGATATCGAACGTGGCGAGATACTCGGCGTCGTCGGCGAGTCCGGATCCGGAAAGTCGATGTTCGCCTCGGCGTTGCTCGACGCCGTCCCCGAACCCGGGGTATTGCTGGGAGACATCACGTTCCACCCCGAGTCCGGCGAGGAGATCGATCTTCTCGATCAGAGTGAACGCGAGATCAAGCAGATCCGCTGGGAGCAGATCGCGATGGTGTTCCAGGGCGCGATGAGCTCGTTCAACCCCACGATGACCATCGGAGCACACTTCCGGGAGACGCTGTCCGTCCATGGATTCGACGTCGAGGAGGGGATGGAACGCGCCGAAGACCTCCTCTCCCAGCTGTATCTCGAAGCCGATCAGATCTTCGACTCGTACCCACACGAACTCTCCGGCGGGATGCAACAGCGCTCGCTGCTCGCACTCTCGCTGGTATTAGAGCCGGAAGCCCTGGTCATGGACGAGCCAACTGCGGCGCTGGACCTGCTGATGCAGCGTTCGATCATCGAGTTGATTCGCGAGATCGGCCGCGAGCGCGATCTGACGATCGTGTTTATCACCCATGACCTGCCGCTGGTCGCGAACCTCGCCGACCGCCTCGGGGTGCTCTATGCCTTCGAGTTCGTTGAGGTCGGCCCGGCTTACGAAGTGCTCACCGGCTCGAAACATCCCTATACGCGGGCGCTGCTCAACTCGACGCCGAATCTGGACACGCCACGTGAGGAGATGAAACCCATTGAAGGCAAGAGTCCGGACCCAGTCAACGTCCCGAAGGGATGTTCGTACCACCCACGGTGTCCCCTCGCCGACGAGACGTGCGTCCAGGTGGATCCCGAATTCAGTACCGGCAACGGTGATGACGACCACCAGGCGAAGTGCCACTACATAGATCAGACCCGCGCGGAGATCCCGCTGAACCTCACGGAGGTGACCCACAATGAGTAG
- a CDS encoding oligopeptide/dipeptide ABC transporter ATP-binding protein yields the protein MSSESEHVVSMTNVEVHFETDSGIFSRNTDVVQAVDGVTLDVEENDVVALVGESGCGKTTLGKTAIGVQRPTSGSVTYKGQDIWEARDFGGDADIPFDEIRRSLQIIHQDPGASLNPNKTVMHTLNVPLRITNPGMDAFDRRERIHEMLSRVGMEPPQDYANRFPHQLSGGEKQRVALIRALLMNPDLILADEAVSALDVSLRIDMMDLMLELQDQFDTSYLFVSHNLSNASYITGKADGRIGVMYLGELVEVGPIDEVLENPQHPYTKVLMWAAPNLDPDADAEARSPLRKIDIPDPRNPPTGCRFHTRCPEAREVCKQRPPVTEMDDEGDHRVMCYRALEDHEYWDSPEIEDEADDMPR from the coding sequence ATGAGTAGCGAGAGCGAACACGTCGTCTCGATGACGAATGTCGAGGTCCACTTCGAGACCGATTCGGGCATCTTCTCCCGTAACACCGACGTAGTTCAGGCGGTCGACGGCGTTACTCTCGACGTCGAGGAGAACGATGTCGTCGCGCTGGTCGGCGAGAGTGGCTGTGGCAAGACCACGCTCGGGAAGACGGCGATCGGCGTCCAACGGCCCACAAGCGGCAGCGTTACTTACAAGGGTCAGGACATCTGGGAGGCCCGCGACTTCGGCGGCGACGCCGATATTCCCTTCGACGAGATCCGTCGCTCGTTACAGATCATCCACCAGGACCCGGGTGCGTCGCTCAACCCGAACAAGACGGTGATGCACACTCTCAACGTGCCCCTCCGGATCACGAATCCTGGGATGGACGCCTTCGATCGGCGTGAGCGCATCCACGAGATGCTCTCCCGCGTCGGGATGGAACCGCCGCAGGACTACGCCAATCGCTTCCCACACCAGCTTTCCGGCGGCGAGAAACAGCGTGTGGCACTCATCCGCGCGCTGCTGATGAACCCCGACCTCATCCTGGCCGACGAGGCGGTATCGGCGCTGGACGTCTCTCTGCGGATCGACATGATGGACCTCATGCTCGAACTTCAGGACCAGTTCGACACCTCCTATCTGTTCGTCAGCCATAACCTCTCGAACGCGAGTTACATCACGGGGAAGGCCGATGGTCGCATTGGCGTCATGTACCTGGGCGAGCTCGTCGAGGTGGGGCCGATCGACGAGGTCTTAGAGAACCCACAGCACCCCTACACGAAGGTACTCATGTGGGCCGCGCCGAACCTTGATCCCGACGCGGATGCTGAGGCCCGCTCGCCGCTCCGGAAGATCGACATCCCGGATCCGCGGAACCCACCGACTGGCTGTCGGTTCCACACCCGGTGTCCCGAAGCTCGCGAGGTCTGCAAGCAGCGTCCGCCGGTGACCGAGATGGACGACGAGGGCGATCATCGGGTCATGTGTTATCGGGCGCTCGAAGACCACGAGTACTGGGACAGCCCGGAAATCGAGGACGAAGCCGACGACATGCCACGGTGA
- a CDS encoding ABC transporter substrate-binding protein translates to MASNTDASDQARQSIHRREILRRAGMLGAGGSIVSVAGCAGDETDTPGSGNGQDGTTSTDEFAPADNSFANATTDNPTNWQHNTFNFTTPYMHQMQVDRLQRWNISTGEFTEYAMSIDEYERSNERAVLEVRDGLTWHNGDPGDPVSAEDLQAFFVCNEIANETVAGLYDSTGIEILDDRRLELPLSGKVNERIFRQSMNNWDLDTPYRRYGDFVERYLDASDDEEINSVRSDLRSAEFEEPHGNGPFKFVEKTSSRYRMERYDHHPDAENINFQYWDVNKVSTDTNSVVLNMFPDGDVDMIRNYNAPPTVWEQRDDDHLNTQLPALWGQALTFNCEHDDYGSVRVRQAIAELIDRDLVARNYGQWGQPVQAPSGIVGNIAGDNSPSERWKDWVTEEGAEALHRYDDPERGRRLLREEGYEKVDGQWKRSDGSQLSIDIKVPADYSDWQPIFDTVVNILDEEGISANKNLIDSTSYYPDHYLEGNYVAASTGWTLGRDNPFYTFGQWFRPLADRVYKMNFGPEDVVAPPFGEPDGELQEWDVQELFANVRTAEGDELYEAVEQFAWVANQFVPMLPLIEINDVTWQTADDWDWPDPDDEAWQAKWPQWWLPRQGLMGAKDDDEAA, encoded by the coding sequence ATGGCATCGAATACGGATGCTAGCGATCAGGCTCGCCAGTCGATTCACCGACGAGAGATCCTGCGTCGGGCAGGTATGCTGGGGGCCGGCGGCAGCATTGTTTCCGTCGCCGGCTGTGCAGGGGACGAGACAGACACGCCCGGTTCCGGAAACGGTCAGGACGGGACCACCAGCACCGACGAGTTCGCTCCGGCTGACAACTCCTTTGCCAACGCGACGACGGACAATCCGACCAACTGGCAGCATAACACGTTCAACTTCACTACCCCGTATATGCACCAGATGCAGGTCGATCGGCTCCAGCGGTGGAACATCTCGACGGGGGAATTCACCGAGTACGCGATGTCGATCGACGAGTACGAGCGCTCCAACGAGCGGGCAGTCCTGGAGGTCCGTGACGGGCTGACTTGGCACAACGGAGACCCGGGCGATCCGGTCAGCGCCGAGGACCTGCAGGCCTTCTTCGTCTGCAACGAGATCGCCAACGAGACGGTCGCCGGGTTGTACGACTCGACGGGTATCGAGATCCTGGATGACCGCCGGCTCGAACTGCCCCTGAGCGGGAAAGTCAACGAGCGGATCTTCCGCCAGTCGATGAACAACTGGGACCTGGATACGCCTTACCGGAGGTACGGGGACTTCGTCGAACGGTACCTGGACGCCTCCGACGACGAGGAAATTAATTCCGTCCGGTCGGACCTGCGGAGCGCGGAGTTCGAGGAGCCCCACGGCAACGGCCCCTTCAAGTTCGTCGAGAAGACGAGCAGCCGCTACCGGATGGAGCGCTATGACCACCACCCGGACGCCGAGAACATCAACTTCCAGTACTGGGACGTCAACAAGGTATCGACGGACACCAACAGCGTCGTGTTGAACATGTTTCCGGACGGCGACGTCGACATGATCCGGAACTACAACGCACCCCCGACCGTCTGGGAGCAGCGCGACGACGATCATCTGAACACCCAGCTGCCCGCGCTGTGGGGACAGGCCCTGACCTTCAATTGTGAGCACGATGATTACGGCAGCGTCAGGGTCCGCCAGGCGATCGCCGAACTCATCGACCGCGACCTGGTGGCGCGGAACTACGGCCAGTGGGGCCAGCCCGTCCAGGCACCCAGCGGCATCGTTGGCAATATCGCCGGCGACAACTCGCCGTCCGAGCGCTGGAAGGACTGGGTCACCGAGGAGGGAGCCGAGGCACTGCATCGCTACGACGACCCGGAGCGTGGCCGCCGGCTCCTCCGTGAGGAGGGCTACGAGAAGGTCGACGGACAGTGGAAGCGTTCCGATGGCTCTCAGCTTTCGATTGACATCAAGGTACCCGCCGACTACTCGGACTGGCAGCCGATCTTCGATACGGTCGTCAACATCCTCGACGAGGAGGGGATCAGTGCGAACAAGAACCTGATCGACTCGACATCCTACTATCCCGATCACTACCTTGAGGGCAACTACGTGGCTGCTTCGACGGGTTGGACGCTTGGCCGGGACAACCCGTTCTACACGTTCGGGCAGTGGTTCCGACCCCTAGCCGACCGGGTCTACAAAATGAACTTCGGTCCCGAGGATGTCGTCGCGCCGCCATTTGGTGAGCCCGACGGCGAACTTCAGGAGTGGGATGTCCAGGAACTGTTCGCCAACGTCCGCACCGCTGAGGGCGACGAGCTCTACGAGGCCGTCGAACAGTTCGCGTGGGTCGCAAACCAGTTTGTGCCGATGCTCCCGCTGATCGAGATCAACGACGTGACCTGGCAGACCGCCGACGACTGGGACTGGCCCGATCCGGACGACGAAGCCTGGCAGGCCAAGTGGCCCCAGTGGTGGCTCCCGCGGCAGGGCCTGATGGGCGCAAAGGATGACGACGAGGCGGCCTAA
- a CDS encoding ABC transporter permease, which yields MSDNTSTFDSAGSSDSQGVVRSRRDLYRERADRYLLTPLRVIWSDWRTRIGTLIILFYVFVATVLTQVVPESKGGGPGSPRYAGILEVPGYPLGTNANGESLLPKLVHATPPMLQMIIAGAVFSTVIATALGTVSGYKGGLVDTVITTIMDIAMTIPGLPLIILVVVIFEPESPYLIGVFLAINAWAGLARQIRSQVLELRDKSYIEASRIMNRPLRAIITDDILPNIMPFVLISFVNTARGVIFGSVALFYLGVLPVSFPNWGIMLNNAYSTGGALYSWDSLYWILLPMITIVMLSFGLVLFSQGTERLFNPRIRARHASSIDETAPMEQ from the coding sequence ATGTCCGATAACACTTCAACTTTCGACTCCGCGGGCAGTTCGGACTCGCAAGGCGTCGTCCGGTCGCGGCGAGACCTTTACCGGGAGCGCGCCGACCGGTACCTCCTGACCCCGTTGCGGGTCATCTGGAGCGACTGGCGTACCCGGATCGGGACGTTGATCATCCTGTTCTACGTCTTCGTCGCGACCGTGCTGACCCAGGTCGTCCCCGAATCTAAGGGTGGCGGCCCGGGATCGCCACGATACGCTGGCATTCTCGAGGTGCCCGGCTATCCGCTGGGGACGAACGCGAACGGCGAGAGCCTGCTACCAAAACTCGTCCATGCGACGCCGCCGATGCTACAGATGATCATTGCGGGTGCCGTCTTCTCAACGGTGATTGCGACCGCGCTGGGCACCGTGTCGGGATACAAAGGTGGCCTGGTGGACACGGTGATTACGACCATCATGGACATTGCGATGACTATCCCCGGTCTCCCGCTGATCATCCTCGTGGTCGTGATCTTCGAACCCGAGAGCCCGTACCTGATTGGCGTCTTCCTCGCGATCAACGCCTGGGCGGGGCTCGCCCGACAAATCCGGTCGCAGGTCCTCGAGTTGCGTGATAAGTCCTATATCGAGGCCTCCCGGATCATGAACCGGCCATTGCGTGCGATCATCACTGACGACATCCTCCCGAATATCATGCCTTTTGTGTTGATCAGCTTCGTGAACACGGCCCGAGGTGTGATCTTCGGGTCGGTCGCCCTGTTCTACCTGGGCGTCTTGCCGGTAAGCTTCCCGAACTGGGGGATCATGCTGAACAACGCCTACTCGACCGGCGGTGCGCTGTACTCCTGGGATTCTCTATACTGGATCCTCCTCCCGATGATCACGATCGTGATGCTGTCGTTCGGCCTCGTGTTGTTCTCTCAGGGAACCGAACGCCTGTTCAACCCCCGGATTCGGGCGCGTCACGCATCATCTATCGACGAGACGGCACCAATGGAGCAATAA